The region CGCTCTTTCCGTTCAGTAACCGTAATCGTAGTAGTCTTCCCGGTAATAGCTCCGTCGAGGAGCCTCGTAGGTTCTGTAATAAGGCCTGTCGTAGGTCCGATATGTCGGCCGGGCCGTGGCCGCCAGGGCTCCGCCGAGGATCGCACCGGTCACTCCGGCCGCGATGGCGGCATTGTTGTTGCCCCGCCTCTGAACGTAGTAGCGCGGAGCGGCGTGATGTTTGTAGTGCCCATAGGCATGGCCCTTGCCCTTTCCGGGCCGGGCATCGGCAGCGCCGCTGAAGGAAGTTGCAGCCAAGAGCGCTACGCTGATCGTCACCATCAGTTTCTTCATCGTCGGACTCCTGAACTCGATGGATCAGGCGAGCCGGGGAAGGAGCCGTCGATCAGGCCCCTTCCCTAGGTTCGCTGTGATTACTGGTTCGAGCCGCTGCTTTGCGACGAGGAACCACCCTGCTGCAGGCGCATATTCGTCGAGCTGCCGGAGTTCGACGTGTTGCCGCTGGAATTGCCGCTGGTATTGCCGTTCATCTCCATCCGGCTGCGGGTCGAAACGGAACCGGTGGTGTCAGGCGCGCCAGAGCGCGTCCGGCTGGTCGACACGTTCACGTTGTTGGAACGGCGCTGCTCGACGGACACTCCGACGCTCGGGGAAGTGTCGTGCGTCCGCTGAACTGTCGTGCGGCTGCGAACCGACACGCTCGGCTCGTTGACCTGCTCGTAACGGCGCACGGTCCGGCGACGAACCTCCACAGGCTGCTCCTCGACAACGTGGTAACGGCGCTTCGTCGACACGACCTTGTTGGTCCGCTTCGTCTTCTTCACCGCGACCTTCTTGGCGGGCTTCTTCTTCACCACGGTGCGATGGATCTCGGAGCTCGGCTCTTCGTAGGTCGTCACGCTGCGGCGGCGCGTCACCGAAACACTCGGCTCGTCGACCTCGCGAACCGTATGGGAGCGAACGGACACGCCGGAGCGTTCGCGGGTCTCGATGCCGACGCGCGCGCCTGTTTCCTGACGGCTACGGACGTTGATCTGCGCGCCCGACGTTTCGCTTCTCGTCGCACCCGTGGTCTCGGTCTGGGCACGATTGCCGCTGCCGCCCTGATTTCGCAGCAGCGTATTCGACTCCGAAGACGACGGAGAACTGGTGTTGGCGTTGGTATTCGTCTGCGTTGAAGTCTGTGCGTAAGCCGCGCTGCTCAACAAGAGAAGGGCGGCCCCGAGGGCGATTTTCTTCACGGAACAATCTCCACAATAGTAAACGTGGGAGATGAACGCCAACCAACCGAGACTGTTCCCAATAACTTTAAGTAACAGATTTTATAGAAGATTCGGCGCCCCAAGATGAACAACCGTTCAAGATTCGACGCGCGGGCGCTCACCAGCAAAACCCATGAACCATGAAACCTTTTGCCGAACTAAATCTTTACCATTTCCCTGAATGCTGCCCCGAACGTGCATACAGCTTAAATTCACGTTCATCGTTCTAGCTTGACGATATCGGACGTACATCGGGACCAGCACAGCCATGGCAATCTTTAAGGCTTTCAACGCAGCGGGTGTCGGCTTCGACATGTCCAGCACCAACAGCTCAGGCTGGGCCTTCATCGGGGCTCACCCCTCCGTCACGACGGATCTCGTCTATGACAACGGCACGGTCGCCGAGTTCGAGGTTGATGGCAGTCCCCTGGTGGACTACTTCACGGCCCGATATTGGAGCGACGGCTACACGGTCATCATCGACGACCTGTATTACGAGAACAACGGCGCCGACATCCTGACCATTCAGGACCTCGACCTCTATACGACGGTGGACGCGCTCCAGGGTTATGCCTGGTACGTGAACCTGAACGCAGGCCACGACACCTTCTACGGCAACGATTACGACGATCTCATCCGCGCCGGCGCGGGCAACGACGTGGTCTACGCCTATGACGGCGACGACATCGTTTACGGGGATGCGGGAGCCGACGATCTCTACGGGAGCTGGGGCGACGACGACCTGTATGGCGGCACCGGCCGCGATATCCTGAATGGCGGCGCCGGAAGCGACTACCTCAACGGTGGCGCGGACAACGACGAGCTGACCGGCGGGTCCGGCAAGGACTATTTCGTCTTCGACACCCGGCCGTCCCGCACCAATGTGGACCGCATCGTCGATTTCCGGCCTGTCGACGATACCATCATGCTCGACAATCAGGTCTTCACCCGCGTCGGTCGGGATGGCTGGCTTTCAGGCGGCGCCTTCACCACCGGCTCCGGCGCCAGGGATTCCTCCGACCGGATCATCTACAACAAGCAGACCGGCGCCCTGCTCTACGACCCCGACGGCATCGGTGGCGCCGCCGCCATCAAGTTCGCCCAGCTCAACAAGGGACTGACCCTCACGAAGGCGGACTTCTTCCTGCTGTAGCTGGAAGCTTGGGCGCTGCCCCCCAGGCGTCATGATCCCCCGCCAGCGGCCCTGACAGGACGCCTTTCCCAAGTAGCCCGAAACGGCCCCGATCGCGGGGCCGTTTTCCATTTGGGCCGGGAAGCCATTCGCGGTCCGCAACACGGTTAACGTGGCATTAGGACGGTATGCTACTAAAGCATAACAGACCTACATTATTACCACTCCTCTTCGGCACTGCACACACATATATCCGCACTGCACACGCAAGAACAAAGGCCACCGGTCATAGGGGCCGGTACTACTCAGGAGCTTCCCATGTTCGTTTCCTACATTCTCTCTAAAGTCCGCGCCTACATGCGTTATCGCGAAACCGTCCGTGAGCTGTCGCTGCTTTCGGACCGCGAGCTCGACGATCTCGGCATCTCCCGCTTCCAGATCGAGAGCATCGCTCGCCAGAACGCCGTTGCGTAAATTTACGCTGCATGGCAGCAAAGGCTCTAGCCCGCCCTCCGGCGGGCTTTCGCTTGTCTGGAGCCTCGCCTCCAGAGGCTCAACGACCACCCGAGACCGGGATATTGGCGCCCGTGATGTAGGATGAGGCATCCGACATCAGGAACAGCACGGCCTCGGCGATCTCCCCCGGCTCACCGATCCGGTTGAGGGGGATGAAGGGGCGAAGCCGCTCCAGGCGCCCGGCGTCCTGGGTGCTGCGCTCATGAATGTCGGTCTTCGTCATCCCCGGCGAGACGGCATTCACCCGAATGCCCTCCCCCGCCAGCTCCTTCGCCAATCCGACGGTCAGCGAGTCGACGGCTCCTTTCGAGGCCGCATACCAGACGTACTCGTTCGGGCTCCCCAGGGAGGCCGCGACAGACGAGATATTGACGATCGTGCCGCCTAGCCCGCCCCGGCTCGTAGCAAGCCGCCGCGCTGCCTCGCGTGCCACCCAGATGGCACCCAGGGCGTTGACATCCATGCAGGCGCGGATCGTCTCGGTCGATGCCTCCGCCAGCCGGCTGGACTTGCCCGTGATCCCCGCATTGTTGACCACATGCGAGATGAGCCCCAAGGCGGCCTCCGCCTCGTCGAACACGCGCACCACGTCGTCGTCGAGAGCGACATCGCCCTGGCACGCGACCGCAGCCGCTCCTGATGCACGGCAGGCGGCGAGCACCTGCTCGGCCGCATCGCGTTCGGACCTGTACGTGATCGCGACATCGTAGCCGCGCGCCGCCGCAAGCTGCGCCACCGCGGCCCCTATGCCGCGGCTTCCACCTGTAATAAGGACAACGGGACGCTTGGACTGCATGGCGCTTGAGCCTTTCCGACGATACGTCGTGCGGAACCGGGGACCCGGTTTTCCGCTCCGAGTGATACATGAACTGAAGAATGAGCATCGTGCAGATCTCGAATGCGGCCTTCGTTCCGGGATCCGATGCTTTAGTGAACCGGCTCAACTTGACCAGGGCTCCCCAGGGAGTCAACAAAGCCGCTCGGGAGAATGACCATGAGCACCATCGAACCCATCCATGTCATCGGCGGCGGCCTCGCCGGTTCGGAAGCGACCTGGCAGATCGCCCAAGCCGGTGTGCCCGTCGTGCTCCATGAGATGCGCCCGGTGCGCGGGACCGACGCCCACAAGACGGAAGGTCTTGCCGAGCTCGTCTGCTCGAACTCCTTCCGCTCGGACGATGCCGAGACGAACGCGGTCGGCCTGCTCCATCAGGAGATGCGCAGCCTCGGTTCCCTCATCATGGCGAAGGGCGATGCCAACCAAGTGCCGGCCGGCGGCGCGCTCGCCGTCGACCGCGACGGCTTTTCCGACGCCGTCACGGCGGCGCTCGAATCGCATCCGCTCGTCACCATCGAGCGTGGAGAGATCGCCGGCCTGCCGCCGGCGGAGTGGTCCTCCGTCATCGTCGCCACAGGCCCCCTCACCTCGCCCGCCTTGGCCGAGGCGATCCTCGGACTGACGGGCGAGACGTCGCTCGCGTTCTTCGATGCCATCGCGCCCATCGTCTATCGCGAATCCATCAACATGGAGATCGCGTGGTTCCAGTCCCGCTACGACAAGGTCGGGCCGGGCGGCACGGGCAAGGACTATATCAACTGCCCGATGACCAAGGAGCAGTACGACGCCTTCGTCGATGCGCTGATCGCCGGTGACAAGACCGAGTTCAAGGAATGGGAAGCCGACACTCCCTATTTCGACGGCTGCCTGCCCATCGAGGTCATGGCCGAGCGCGGCCGCGAGACCCTGCGCCATGGACCGATGAAGCCCGTCGGCCTGACCGATCCGCGCAATCCCGACAAGAAGCCTTATGCGATCGTGCAGTTGCGCCAGGACAACGCGCTCGGCACGCTGTTCAACATGGTGGGTTTCCAGACCAAGCTGAAATATGGCGCACAAGGCGATATCTTCCGCATGATCCCGGGCCTGGAGAATGCCGAGTTCGCACGGCTCGGCGGCATTCACCGCAACACCTATCTCAACTCGCCCAAGCTCCTCGACCCGACCCTGCGCCTAAAGGCGATGCCGCGCCTGCGCTTCGCCGGCCAGATCACCGGCTGCGAGGGCTACGTGGAAAGCGCAGCCGTGGGCCTGATGACCGGCCGCTTCGCCGCTGCCGAGCGGCTCGGCCGCCCGATCGAGCCCCTGCCGCACACCACGGCCTTGGGAGCCCTGATCAACCACATCACGGGCGGCCACATCGAGACCATCGACGAGGGGCCGCGCTCCTTCCAGCCGATGAACGTCAATTTCGGTCTGTTCCCGCCGCTCGCCCAGGCCCCAAAGGCCGAGGACGGGAAGCGCCTGCGCGGCCCGGCCAAGGCCGTAGCCCGCAAGAAGGCGCTGACGGACCGGGCCCGGGCGGACTTGGCAGCGTGGCTGTCGGCCGGCGCCTTGCCTGCGGCGGCAGAGTAACGGGTAACCTGTCTCAAGGGGATCAGAGCCATTCCAGGCCGGATGGCTCTGGTCCGCTACCCCGAATTACATCGCACGAACCCTCGCCACACTGGCCAAACACGACGCCACGATATAATGTATGATTGTCTCTCGACGGAGTGTCGATCATGAAGCGTGCAATGGTTCTTGGGCTGATGGCCCCCCTCGGCTCTTTTCCCGCTGCCTACGGCCAGGAGAAGGCGCAGCCGAAGCCCGAACTGAAGTGCGTTGTCGACGGCAAGCCCGTGGAGGGGCGGCATAAGATCGAGTATCGCCGTAACGGCAAAACCTACATCGAGTACTGCTCAATGGGTAGGAAGCACGTCATCGTCGATAGCGGCGACAACGGCTGATCGATTTCCCTCTGGGGCCTGCGCTCGATCCTTAAAATGGCCCGCGCCAAAGCGCCCAGACCCGTCGCCATTGCGGCAGATCGACGGGCGTGTGGAACGGGTCGTAATCCCGCCGCTCCATGGCCTTGAGATAGGGCTCGACCAGGGCGAGCGGCTGGAAGGCGGGCTTCGCGGCGTCGGGAATGGTCGTCCGCAGCTGGCGCGCCTGTTCGAGATGCCGACGGGCGACGGCGCGAAGATCGGCCAGAGCCCCTTTGAGCCCCGGCCCGCCCCTCCCGGTGACGATGTCCTCGCGCACCACTCCGTGGCGGGTCAGGATGTCGGCAGGAACGAAGACCTGCCCCTGTCGCGCATGGTGCGGGAAAGCGCGCAGAAGACCGGTGATCGCATAGGCGACACCCGCATGGCCTGCGGCGTCCGCCGTGCCGGGGTTGGAGCCGTCGGCGAGGATGAGGCTCGAGAGCTGGATCAGGCTGGAGGAAGTCTCGCCGCAATAGCCCTCGAGGTCGTTCAGGCTCGGCATCGGGTCGTCGTAGAGATCGAAGATCCGGGCATCGATCAGGTCGACGAAGGATTGCCGCGGCAGGCGGAACTGCACGATGGTGTCGTCGAGCGCGGCGGCAACCGGGTTGGCGCGCACGTCGCCCCGTGCCTCGCCTTGAAGAGCATCACGCCACCATTGCAGGCGGATCTCGCCGACGAGCGCTTCGCGGACCGCCTCGCGGACACGGGCAATTTCGAAGTTGAAGGCATAGAGTGCGTGGAGATGCGGGCGCTTGTCCGCGGGCGCGAAGAGGCTCGCCCAGTAGCGATCCGGATCGGCCTCGCGCACGAGCGCTTCGCAATGGGCGAAGTTCGAGATTGCCTCTGCCATGTCAGGGAACGGCGATCAGCGCCGCGGCGACCTTGCGGTTCTCGGCGAGCAGGATGTTGTAGGTGCGCGCGGCGGCGCCCGTCTGCATTACGTCGAGACCGATCCCCGCATCGCGAAACCGGGTGCGGAACACACCCGGGATGGCCGCGATGTCGGCGCCCGTGCCAAGGAGCAGGAGGTCGATGGAATCGGCCTCTGCAAAGATGGGGTCGAGCGCCTCGTCGGTGAGTTCAGCCACTGAATTTACCGACCAAGCCCTGATCCCCGACGGCAGGGCGAGCACCGAGCCGCGATGGGACATGTCCGCGAAGCGAAAGCCGCCATTGCCGTAGGCGTCGAACGGATGGCGCCCCGGCAGGAAGCCATCGTAGAGGCGACCATTGCTCATGGTCCTTACTCCGCTGCGGCGGCCCTGCCCTCCGGCACCTTGACGGATTCCGACCCGCGCAGGCCGATATAGATCAGCATGGGGGACGAAATGCAGATGGCCGAATACGTACAGATGACGACGCCGTAGAGCATGACCTGCGCGAAGCCCTGGATCGCCTGTCCACCGAAGAGCACCAGCGCCAGCAGCGACAGCGCCGTCGTCGCAGCCGTCATGATCGTGCGGGACATGGTGTGGTTGATCGACAGGTTCAGCAGCTCTTCGGCCGGCATCGTCTTGTAGCGGCGCATCAGCTCGCGGGTTCGGTCGAACACCACGACGGTCTCGTTGAGCGAGTAGCCCACGATGGTCAGGATCGCCGCGATGGACGTCATGTTGAATTCGTGACGGGTGATCACGAAGAAGCCGATGGTGAGCACGATGTCGTGGAGCGTGCCGATGATGGACGCGACCGCCAGCTCGCGCTCGAACCGGAACCACAGATAGAACAGCACCGCGATGACCGAGAGCACGACGCCGATGGTGCCGGATTGCACGAGCTCTCCCGACACGCGGGGGCCGACCGTTTCGACGCGGCGAAACTCGTATTCGTTGCTGAACGTATCACGAGCCTTCTGCACCACGGCCGCTTGCGCGGATTCGCCGCCAGCCTGGATCGGGAAGCGAAGGGAGACCTCGCCGCCCGTGCCGAATTCCTGCACTTCCACGTCGCCGAAGCCGAAGCCCTCGGCGGTCTGACGGATCTGCGCGACGTTGGCCTGGCCGGACTTGGCCTGGATCTCCATGAGCGTGCCGCCCTTGAAGTCGATGCCGAAGTTGAGGCCGATCGTCACGAGCACGATTGCCGTGGCAATCGAAATGGCAGCGGACAGCGGAAAGGAGAAGCGCCGCAGGCGCATGAAGTCGAAGTGGGAGTTTTCGGGCCAGAGGCGAATGAGGCGCACGATACGCACTCCTTAAAACGGAAGAACTTTGGGACGCATCCACTGATACCAGAGCGCGATCATCATGCGCGTCAGGGTGACGGCAGTGAGCACGGTCGTCAGGATGCCGAGAATGAACACGACGGCGAAGCCGCGCACGGGGCCGGAACCGAGGAAGAACAGGATCAGGGCAGCGATC is a window of Microvirga lotononidis DNA encoding:
- a CDS encoding calcium-binding protein, producing the protein MAIFKAFNAAGVGFDMSSTNSSGWAFIGAHPSVTTDLVYDNGTVAEFEVDGSPLVDYFTARYWSDGYTVIIDDLYYENNGADILTIQDLDLYTTVDALQGYAWYVNLNAGHDTFYGNDYDDLIRAGAGNDVVYAYDGDDIVYGDAGADDLYGSWGDDDLYGGTGRDILNGGAGSDYLNGGADNDELTGGSGKDYFVFDTRPSRTNVDRIVDFRPVDDTIMLDNQVFTRVGRDGWLSGGAFTTGSGARDSSDRIIYNKQTGALLYDPDGIGGAAAIKFAQLNKGLTLTKADFFLL
- a CDS encoding DUF1127 domain-containing protein, which encodes MFVSYILSKVRAYMRYRETVRELSLLSDRELDDLGISRFQIESIARQNAVA
- a CDS encoding glucose 1-dehydrogenase, which gives rise to MQSKRPVVLITGGSRGIGAAVAQLAAARGYDVAITYRSERDAAEQVLAACRASGAAAVACQGDVALDDDVVRVFDEAEAALGLISHVVNNAGITGKSSRLAEASTETIRACMDVNALGAIWVAREAARRLATSRGGLGGTIVNISSVAASLGSPNEYVWYAASKGAVDSLTVGLAKELAGEGIRVNAVSPGMTKTDIHERSTQDAGRLERLRPFIPLNRIGEPGEIAEAVLFLMSDASSYITGANIPVSGGR
- the trmFO gene encoding methylenetetrahydrofolate--tRNA-(uracil(54)-C(5))-methyltransferase (FADH(2)-oxidizing) TrmFO translates to MSTIEPIHVIGGGLAGSEATWQIAQAGVPVVLHEMRPVRGTDAHKTEGLAELVCSNSFRSDDAETNAVGLLHQEMRSLGSLIMAKGDANQVPAGGALAVDRDGFSDAVTAALESHPLVTIERGEIAGLPPAEWSSVIVATGPLTSPALAEAILGLTGETSLAFFDAIAPIVYRESINMEIAWFQSRYDKVGPGGTGKDYINCPMTKEQYDAFVDALIAGDKTEFKEWEADTPYFDGCLPIEVMAERGRETLRHGPMKPVGLTDPRNPDKKPYAIVQLRQDNALGTLFNMVGFQTKLKYGAQGDIFRMIPGLENAEFARLGGIHRNTYLNSPKLLDPTLRLKAMPRLRFAGQITGCEGYVESAAVGLMTGRFAAAERLGRPIEPLPHTTALGALINHITGGHIETIDEGPRSFQPMNVNFGLFPPLAQAPKAEDGKRLRGPAKAVARKKALTDRARADLAAWLSAGALPAAAE
- a CDS encoding phytoene/squalene synthase family protein, which translates into the protein MAEAISNFAHCEALVREADPDRYWASLFAPADKRPHLHALYAFNFEIARVREAVREALVGEIRLQWWRDALQGEARGDVRANPVAAALDDTIVQFRLPRQSFVDLIDARIFDLYDDPMPSLNDLEGYCGETSSSLIQLSSLILADGSNPGTADAAGHAGVAYAITGLLRAFPHHARQGQVFVPADILTRHGVVREDIVTGRGGPGLKGALADLRAVARRHLEQARQLRTTIPDAAKPAFQPLALVEPYLKAMERRDYDPFHTPVDLPQWRRVWALWRGPF
- a CDS encoding Mth938-like domain-containing protein; its protein translation is MSNGRLYDGFLPGRHPFDAYGNGGFRFADMSHRGSVLALPSGIRAWSVNSVAELTDEALDPIFAEADSIDLLLLGTGADIAAIPGVFRTRFRDAGIGLDVMQTGAAARTYNILLAENRKVAAALIAVP
- the secF gene encoding protein translocase subunit SecF; its protein translation is MRLIRLWPENSHFDFMRLRRFSFPLSAAISIATAIVLVTIGLNFGIDFKGGTLMEIQAKSGQANVAQIRQTAEGFGFGDVEVQEFGTGGEVSLRFPIQAGGESAQAAVVQKARDTFSNEYEFRRVETVGPRVSGELVQSGTIGVVLSVIAVLFYLWFRFERELAVASIIGTLHDIVLTIGFFVITRHEFNMTSIAAILTIVGYSLNETVVVFDRTRELMRRYKTMPAEELLNLSINHTMSRTIMTAATTALSLLALVLFGGQAIQGFAQVMLYGVVICTYSAICISSPMLIYIGLRGSESVKVPEGRAAAAE